A stretch of DNA from Ranitomeya variabilis isolate aRanVar5 chromosome 1, aRanVar5.hap1, whole genome shotgun sequence:
AAGGTGGTGAGGAGACGGGTGTGCTGCCCAGGCCCCTATACTTTATGCCACGGTAGTGTATTTGGTGCTGCCAGCAGAGCCAAGGTGGCGGGAGGAGACAAGCGTGCTGCCCGCGCCCCTATACTTTATGCCACCGTAGCGTATTCGGTGCTGCCGGCAGAGCCAAGGAGGCGGGAGGAGACGGGCGTGCTGCCCGGGCCCCTATACTTTATGCCACGGTAGTGTATTCGGTGCTGCCAGTAGAGCCAAGGTGCCGGCAGAATTTGAGAAAAGGTCAACACTGTCCTGAATATTAACGCAAGTCTCTAGTTCTGGGGCTTGTTAATACTGGGTGAAGATGTTACAGTGTACAGCTCCTGAAATCTCTCTGGTCATCCTAACACCAGGACAGAACCCACGAAATTGAGTCACGATACCTTTCTGAACTGCGGACCAGCCACAAATGCTCACTCCTTAGTGGAAATTCATACATATGCCCTTTACTTAACTGGTGAAATGTTTTTTAACATTCCACCTATAGGAGCTTGGGGACTTTAGTTTGGAATTATCAGGTCAGTCCTCGTAAAAGTTGTCTTTTCGAGGAAACACTCTGGCTTTTGCCCTGGAGGCACCAGAGAGGTATCCAGAGCGTTGTACACTGTAAGTTCTCTTATGTGCCCGGGGTCTCCTTCATAACAATGCCAATCATATGGGGCAGAGCCCACCACCCCGGCCTAGCAGTTGGAGGAGTGAATATTGCCCAACTGCCCAGCAGCCAGCATCAGGATATCCTTCTTTTCCTTGTGGTAGCGCAGCTCCTTTCCAGCGAGCCGAGCCTCATCAAGTTGCCTCTCAGTGGCGGCTAGCTCTCTGGTGAGGATCCCGGGAATGTCTTGCTCTCGGTTCACCCAGTCCATGGCCATCTGGTTCCTCATATCATCATCCAGTGCCCGATGAGAGTAGTGAGCCAACACCTCCTGCACAGAACACAACATCAACTGATCAGGACACAAGTGAATGAAGAGTGAAGGAAAGATAAGCGGAGCAAAACCGGACCTGACGGGAGCACTGACGTTCCCTCATCGCTTTCAGGCTGCCATTCCAGTGCAAGAGCTGAAAGACGGTCATCAGCTCCTAGGAAAGAGTATaacaattatattcttgtacaaagggagcagtattatagtagttatattcttgtacataggagcagtattatagcagttatattcttgtacataggagcagtattatagcagttatattcttgtacatagggggcagtattatagtagttatattcttgtacacaggaggcagtattatagtagttatattcttgtatgtaagagcagtattatagtagttatattcttgtacataggaggcagtattatagtagttatattcttgtatgcaagagcagtattatagtagttatattcttgtacataggagcagtattatagcagttatattcttgtacataggaggcagtattatagcagttatattcttgtacataggagcagtattatagtagttatattcttgtatgcaagagcagtattatagtagttatattcttgtacataggagcagtattatagcagttatattcttgtacacaggaggcagtattatagtagttatattcttgtaaataggagcagtattatagtagttatattcttgtacataggggcagtattatagtagttatattcttgtacatagggggcagtattatagtagttatattcttgtacatagggggcagtattatagtagttatagtcttgtacatagggggcagtattatagtagttatattcttgtacataggagcagtgttatagtagttatattcttgtacatagggggcagtatgatagtagttatattcttgtacataggggtcagtattatagtagttatagtcttgtacataggagcagtattatagtagctatattcttatacataggagcagtattatagtagttatattcttgtatatagggggagtattatagtagttatattcttgtacataggagcagtattatagtagtaatattcttgtacataggagcagtattatagtagttatactcttgtacataagagcagtattatagtagttatattcttgtacatagggggcagtattatagtagttatattcttgtacataggagcagtattatagtagttacattcttgtacataggagcagtattatagcagttatattcttgtacataggagcagtattatagtagtaatattcttgtacataggagcagtattatagtagttatactcttgtacataagagcagtattatagtagttatattcttgtacatagggggcagtattatagtagttatattcttgtacataggagcagtattatagtagttatattcttgtacatagggagcagtattatagtagttatattcttgtacataggggcagtattacagtagttatattcttatacatacgaGGCagcattatggtagttatattcttgtacacagagggcAGTATGATCAGTGTTTCCTTTGTATTCTCTGTTCGGTGTGTATACCTGGAATTCCAGCATGGATTTGCCCTTGTTGGACTCCAGCATGAAGCGGAAGGCCCCGATTCCTGTGTTGGGGTTGTCAGCTTCCTCGCGGTTCCCCTATGAGGACAGACAGATGGGAGGACTCAGCGTTGTCAGTGACATCTGCAGACTATTACGTTGTTGCTGTCGGGATCATCTGCTTTTAATTGGTGACACCACATTTGCAGACAAGACATTTTCTGAGAGAGATCAGCGGCCGCCAGCACTAATTGTTCTCAGAGGCCTTGTGGGCTTCATTGTTAAGAGGATAAAATTAAACCAGCGTCTCCAATTCTCGTAACCCTTCGACGAGCGTGACAGGACGCACCGGGGCGGGGGAAGAGAAATACCAGCATGCAAAATTAATTTATTAGGGAATATGGATGATTTTATGATGGCGATCACATGAGCGAAACAAAGGAAACTTTGTCCAGCACCAAGGAGTTGTACAACTGTCGGCCACTAGTGGTGGGCCAACGTGGTATGATAACGTGCTATGCGAGTGTGCTCGGGTGTTAGCAGTGTATTTTGGGTGTGCTCCGGCCCAATCCCCACGTGTTGCTGCTGTCTTCCaccacaaaacatgcagccgcagggactcggatATATTATCCGaggacgttcactcatcactatatgCCACATCTCTGGGGAGTAAATTTGTCATGCCGCATCCAGTCCCCGATTCATCACGCCGCCTCCACCGGCCGGTACATGGGGAGGGGGGAGATTTGTCCTGTGCCTCTGGCTTGTACTGGGGAAAATTCATCACAGGGGGCATTTGTCATGCACCTATGCCCCGTATGGGGGGCGGGGGATTCATCACACTGTGTGACGACATCCCTTACGTTGAACGTGGCCAGGGCCTCGCAGACGCTCTTCTCTATGAACTCGTCAGTGATCCTGCGGGACGGATGCTCGTTGAACACGGAGTTCATCAGGGCGATCTTCGCCGCACTTCTCCGCGCTTCTGCTTTAGTTGGACAGAACTAGAGAGAATAAAATCAATGAGAAAAACAGCAAAAAAGGGATTGACAGCGCAGGCGTACATTCAGCCGGTACCTGGAAGCTCCCGAAGCAGCTGCCCCCAGGCAGGGTGACGTAGCAGACGTATGGCGGGCTGTTAGACGGCACCATCTCGTACACCACCAGGGCGCCATTCTTCAGCTCCGCCCCCCGCGTCTGCTTCATCTGCCAGAATTCCTGCAGCGCCTCCACCACGTTCACTGCACAGAAGATAACATGATGAGGGCCAGTGAGGGGACGCTTCGCCCCCCATACTCATGTCAGGACGGTGTCATTTCTCCATTCAGTAGCCCTCCTGCCCCCCCGTCCCTCCATTCAGGGGCCCTCCTGCCCCCCGTCCCTCCATTCAGGGGCCCTCCTGCCCCCCGTCCCTCCATTCAGTAGCCCTCCTGCACCCCATCCCTCCATTCAGGGGCCCTCCTGCACCCCGTCCCTCCATTCAGGGGCCCTCCTGCACCCCGTCCCTCCATTCAGTAGCCCTCCTGCACCCCGTCCCTCCATTCAGGGGCCCTCCTGTCCCCCCTCCAGTACTTCCATTCAGGGGCCCTCAGTGACCCCCACGCCCTGTATTAGCAGAGCCATTCCCTGGTGTTTGGGGCCACCCTCCGCGCCCACCCATAGACAGGAGAGCCCCTCCACAGGCCCCCTCCGCACTGCCAGCCCCGCCGGTTCTCACCTCGCCCGTAGCCCTGGGTGTGTTTGGCGAAGCTCCGCACCACAGCCTCCACCGCCTCCCGCAGCACGGCCGGACTCCCCGCACTACCCGGGATCCCCAGGCCGAGCGGGGGCGGAGGAGCCGAGGCCTGTGATGTGGGGTACGAGCCCCCAGTGACTCCGGGCCTCAGGGAGCGCAGGGAGCCGGTAGACACCCCGGGACCGACCCCCGGCTGTAACCGCTGAGAACGGAGAGACTCCATGGGCGAATAACGGGATTAAGGAGACGGAGCTGTCACTCACACTGACAA
This window harbors:
- the LIX1L gene encoding LIX1-like protein; the encoded protein is MESLRSQRLQPGVGPGVSTGSLRSLRPGVTGGSYPTSQASAPPPPLGLGIPGSAGSPAVLREAVEAVVRSFAKHTQGYGRVNVVEALQEFWQMKQTRGAELKNGALVVYEMVPSNSPPYVCYVTLPGGSCFGSFQFCPTKAEARRSAAKIALMNSVFNEHPSRRITDEFIEKSVCEALATFNGNREEADNPNTGIGAFRFMLESNKGKSMLEFQELMTVFQLLHWNGSLKAMRERQCSRQEVLAHYSHRALDDDMRNQMAMDWVNREQDIPGILTRELAATERQLDEARLAGKELRYHKEKKDILMLAAGQLGNIHSSNC